Proteins co-encoded in one Actinomadura luteofluorescens genomic window:
- a CDS encoding alpha/beta fold hydrolase, producing MRGRHFDTGHGQIRVWLTDDRPGVLVLPGIRWSGRPLTEEIALCAPGHPVAVADLPGVGGSAPGAADGVGAAADALAQVAGALGVHTVVGLDMSCDLAAAVAGRVPGCRELVQVDRGHLTAARETAPPDVTPRGDGTHLSRLWQTVRNAHLFAPGSERATVPGRAELPSPAALDRTVVAFAERPEAFTALWQTWCRAGEDPLAGGRPVTAQVNPEGTGPTSVHEWLGRLSKAHGHPAPETPDGTSPDRPEAARDRARRALPLAGGQACGTPSSPVVIRETAIRRAFTDTSVGQIHVRLAGDPAAPPLLALHSAPGSAGLLEPLMRGLAEDFHVIAPDYPGNGESDKPWRDGIDIGRLADVMAEVAERHAGCPAFLWGTHTGALIALEMCVRRADLVRRAVLEAPPLLPPDFTADILEHYLPPLRADRFGSHLVRAWGMRHDMFLFWPWYRDRTAADRPLRVPRARELHDWTVGLLQSGPTYHLSYAAAFRYPTRDRLPKLTVPALICAGPDDMLADNLPALRSAAPDGVTLATTPATCWYPDQDPAAVAETVRRYRDYLAAA from the coding sequence ATGCGGGGACGCCATTTCGACACCGGCCACGGCCAGATCCGCGTCTGGCTCACGGACGACCGTCCGGGCGTGCTGGTGCTGCCGGGCATCCGCTGGTCGGGCCGGCCGCTCACGGAGGAGATCGCGCTCTGCGCGCCCGGGCATCCGGTGGCGGTGGCCGATCTGCCGGGAGTGGGCGGGTCCGCGCCCGGAGCGGCCGACGGCGTCGGCGCGGCCGCGGACGCGCTCGCCCAGGTGGCGGGCGCCCTGGGCGTCCACACCGTCGTCGGGCTGGACATGAGCTGCGACCTGGCCGCGGCCGTCGCGGGACGTGTCCCGGGCTGCCGCGAACTCGTCCAGGTGGACCGCGGCCATCTCACAGCCGCGCGGGAGACCGCGCCACCCGACGTCACGCCGCGCGGCGACGGCACCCACCTGTCTCGGCTGTGGCAGACGGTGCGGAACGCCCATCTGTTCGCGCCGGGCTCGGAGCGCGCGACGGTGCCGGGACGGGCCGAACTGCCCAGCCCGGCCGCGCTGGACCGCACCGTCGTCGCGTTCGCGGAGCGGCCCGAGGCCTTCACCGCACTGTGGCAGACCTGGTGCCGCGCGGGCGAGGACCCGCTCGCCGGCGGCCGTCCGGTCACCGCCCAGGTCAACCCGGAGGGCACCGGCCCGACATCCGTCCACGAGTGGCTCGGCAGGCTGTCGAAGGCCCACGGGCACCCCGCGCCCGAGACGCCGGACGGGACGTCGCCGGACAGGCCGGAGGCGGCGCGTGACCGCGCACGGCGGGCGCTGCCCCTGGCCGGAGGTCAGGCGTGCGGGACGCCGTCCAGCCCGGTCGTCATCCGGGAGACGGCGATCCGGCGCGCGTTCACCGACACCTCGGTGGGGCAGATCCACGTGCGCCTCGCGGGAGACCCGGCGGCGCCGCCCCTGCTCGCGCTGCATTCGGCACCCGGGTCGGCGGGGCTCCTCGAACCGCTGATGCGCGGTCTGGCCGAGGACTTCCACGTGATCGCCCCGGACTACCCGGGCAACGGCGAATCCGACAAGCCGTGGCGCGACGGGATCGACATCGGCCGGCTCGCCGACGTGATGGCCGAGGTCGCCGAGCGGCACGCGGGCTGCCCGGCGTTCCTCTGGGGCACGCACACCGGAGCACTGATCGCGCTGGAGATGTGCGTGCGCCGAGCCGACCTGGTGCGGCGCGCCGTCCTGGAGGCGCCGCCCCTGCTGCCGCCCGACTTCACCGCCGACATCCTGGAGCACTACCTGCCGCCCCTGCGGGCGGACCGTTTCGGCTCCCACCTGGTGCGGGCGTGGGGCATGCGGCACGACATGTTCCTGTTCTGGCCGTGGTACCGGGACCGGACCGCAGCCGACCGTCCGCTGCGGGTCCCGCGCGCCCGCGAACTGCACGACTGGACCGTGGGCCTTCTCCAGAGCGGCCCGACCTACCACCTCAGTTACGCGGCGGCCTTCCGGTACCCGACCCGGGACCGGCTGCCGAAGCTCACGGTGCCGGCGCTGATCTGCGCCGGGCCCGACGACATGCTGGCCGACAACCTCCCGGCCCTGCGCTCCGCGGCACCGGACGGCGTCACCCTCGCCACCACGCCCGCGACCTGCTGGTACCCCGACCAGGATCCCGCCGCGGTCGCCGAGACCGTCCGGCGCTACCGGGACTATCTCGCCGCCGCCTGA